Part of the Spinacia oleracea cultivar Varoflay chromosome 5, BTI_SOV_V1, whole genome shotgun sequence genome, AAGCATGTCAGGAGCTCTTTTAAGCCTAAGAAAATGGTCAGCACAaccaaaccattggaactcatccatatggatttGTGTGGAGCTATGAGAATTCAAAGTAGAAGTGGAAAACGTTATGTCTTGGTTATTGTTGACGATTTTTCTCGATTTACCTGGGTTATTTTCTTAGCAAGTAAAGATGAAACGTTTAATGAATTTGTTGCTTTTGCTAAGAGAATACAAATATCCACAGGACGTCAGCTAATACATATAAGGTCAGATCATGGAACTGAATTTGAGAATCACAAGtttgatgaatactgcaaggaacaaggtatggatcacAACTTTTCTGCACCTaggactccacaacaaaatggagtcgttgaaagaaaaaatagaaccttggaaGACATGGCTAGAACCATGTTAATTGCCAGTTCCTTAccaaggaacttctgggctgaagcagtaaaCACAGCTTGCTATATTGTTAATAGAGTAATGATCAGGGCCATTTTAAACAAGACTCCCTATGAGTTATTAAAAGGAAACAAACCCaatatctcttactttagagcctttgggtgTAAATGCTTTGTTCACAACAATGGCAAAAGGAACTTAGGGAAATTCGATGAAAGAAGTGATGAGGCCGTGTTCCTAGGATACGCCTTAAACAGTAAAGCATACAGAGTTTATAATAAAAGGTCGATGTGTATTGAAgagagtgtacatataatatttgatgaagctAACAATGTTGATGAAATTCAGGAACAGAAAGATTTCGAAATTGGATTAACTCGTTTTACAGATTATGATGAGGAAATCTCTCCTGAAAAACAGCAAAATGGAATAGCAGATCCACAAACACAAGAAACTGCTACTAACCAAGGAGTTCCTGGAAGAAGAGCCCCTgatcctgaggaaccagaaaatgttgatcatgaggaaccagaaaatgcAAATCCTGAGGAACCAGAAGATGATGATTCTGAGGAACCGGAAGAAGATTAAGAGACCTCTGATGCAGAGGAACAAGGATCTCAggaaacagaaggaactgaggagaccttagatgttccagtggcacaatttcaacctaatccctggaaacatcaaagttctcacccaatggatctgATTATCAGTGATATTAGGAAAGGAACTCAAACAAGGTCTCAACTAAAGAACTTCTGTGATTTTCATGCGTTCCTCTCCACAATCGAGCCAAGGAACCACACCGAAGCTTTGGAAGATGCTGATTGGATCACTGCCATGCAAGATGAGTTAAATGAGTtccaaaggaacaaggtatggcatctggaacccaaaccaaagaatCAGAAAGTCATAGGATTAAAGTGGGTGTTCAGGAACAAGCTCGATGAACATACTACAATCatcaggaacaaggcaaggttagtagtcaagggctacaatcaacaggaaggtattgatttcgaagaaacctttgctcctattgctagattagaagctattcgtattctaatttcttttgcagcctttatgggattcaagttgtatcagatggacgtcaaatgtgatttcttaaatggttttcttgaggaagacgtctatgtggaacaaccccctGGTTTTGAGAATCCCAAATTTCCGAACCACATCTATAAGCTTGATAAAGCTCTTTATGGGTTAAAGCAAGCTCCTAGATcatggtacgagagattatcaaagtttctTTTACAAAACGATTTTAAACGAGGAAGAATCGATAAAACTCTATtcttaaaatcaaaaggatctGACTTATTAGTTGTACAAATTTATGTCGATGATATATTATTCGGTGCTACTaacgaaaatttgtgcaaggattttgctaaTTTAATGTGCAGtgagtttgaaatgagtatgatgggggaactcaatttctttcttggtttgcaaatcaaacaaactaAGGAAGGAATTATGatccaccaacaaaagtatgtgaaggaactcctcaaAAAGTACGAGCTAGATTCAGTGAAaacaaatcacactcccatgggaacaacCACAAGACTAGATGAGGATCCCACAggaaaaagtgtgaatcaaacgacgTACAGGGGAATGATTGGATCTCTGCTATACCTAACTGCAAGCAGACCAGACATATTATTCAGTGTTGGGttgtgtgcaagatttcaatcaaacccAAAGGAGTCCCACATGACTGCAGTGAAGAGGATATTCAGATACCTCAAAGGAACAGACGATCTATGTCTGttttatccaagaagtggaactTTCGATTTAAAAGGATATGCGGATGCAGATTACGCAGGTGATTTAGTAAACCGAaagagcacatcaggtatggttcaattcctaggatcttgcatggtttcttggggttccaagaaacagaataccgTTGCCTTATCCACAGCAGAAGCTGAATATGTAGCAGCTGCTGCATGTTGCTCTCAAATACTATGGATAAAGCAACAGTTAAGGGATTTTGGGATCATATGTGATTGCGTTCCTatttattgtgataacactagtgcaatCTGCATTTCTAAGGATCCGGTACATCATTCCCGGGTTAAGCATATTCATATTAGGCATCACTTTCTTAAGGATAATGTTGAAAAAGGTTTAATCAAGTTGGACTTTTGTCAAACTGAGAATCAAATTGCAGATATtatgactaaacctttaagcagagagaagcatgagaaaatgagaatggaactcgggatGATCAAAATAAGATAAGTAAGCTGACATATCCTCATGAGGTATGACTCTTTTAGATTTATGCATTACTACTGTATACCGttataaatacatgtgcgtaaagcataactgaagtttaccatcgttaaggaacaactaaaaatttcgaattaaaaACGTATATTTAATTAGTCAGTAATATGAGATACGTAATTCACAAAGTTCCACTAATCTAGGAGGatcatggttttttttttttctgttacaaatttttatttactcattttattttatttttccacaaattaattttttttcttcttataaatatatccttaaattttttattattccACCAAATTTTATCGTTTCCAAATTTTAAAGCTAATGGAACTCACACCCACTCCTATGGATCTATCATACCCTAGCCCACCTCAAATACAGAAAACACCAAAGGAACAAGCCTTGATAATCTATACTCCTCCTCTCCATCTTCCTTCATCTTCTCCACCATCTCCAACAATGGTGAGAACAAGCTTAAACACAAATCTAAAACGAAAAAGAAAATCTCTATCCCCTACTCTTATGGATATCTCACCCATTCCACAACAAATCCAACAAatcaaaaatccccaaattccatcaccaaaaaccctagattttcaaaattcaaaatctgaAAACCTAACCACCATGGGCGGCGGCCGGCTACAAGCAACTGCCGGCGGCAGCAGGTCGGCGACCGAACCCATACCGGCCGACCGACCGACCGACGTCACCGAGCCTCACTCACTCGCCTCCACCATGAAAATCAGCCACGAAACCACCGACGAAACCCTTCTCCACCAAACCAAATCCACCACTCCCCACTCGCGTCGGACAACACCGTCGACGACCCAGCACTCCCCACCGACCGACAACACCGTCGACGGCCCAGAGCTCACACAATCCCTGCTCTCACTCGACAACCCTCCTCCGCCCGCCCTCGCCCTCCCAGTCGCGATTCCCACTCCTCCCCTCGACCCGATTGCGACGCCACACCACCTCGCGTCGGATCCCCACAACCCGCCCGACTCGCGACAACGTCACCCACCATCCTTATCCCTCCGCCCAGCCCACCCTCCCCCTCCGTTTTGTCGAAAGAACAGACCCACCACCGACCCGCGAAGAGGCAGCGGCGGTCGGGTGGTGGGGTGGCTGTGAGTTCGAAAAAGTCAGTGGATTGTTCTAAGGGGGAAATAACCCCAAACCGGGTCCTTTCGGCGGATGAGACGAATTTGGTTAAGGCTTTTGCCGTAAATCAGACTTGGTGCGAAACAAATCTAGAGGAATTCATGGAAATTCTTAAACATCAGGGATGGGTGAGCTTATTTTGTGATTATTCTAAAACTTCCATATTTCCGGATGCTATGAATGAATTTCGCGCGAATTTTAAATATGTGGATGGTGTTTGTTCTAGTAGTGTGAATGGAACGACGTTTGAATTTAATGCTGAATATATTGCAAAGTTATTGAATATTCGTAATGAGGGATTTGATTTGTATGTGAAAGGAGCAACTGCTAAAATTCAGATTGGTGTGATGACTAATGAACAACTTGTGGAAGCAATAGGAGGAGATCTTAAAGTGTGCTCTTTAACTAACCAAAGCTTGTTTCCCACCCCTCTACAAAAACTCCTTTTTAACCTTGTTCGTAGAGGTATTGTTCCTCGCACTCAAAAGCGTACCTTGGCCAACCTCTATGATGCTTCATTGATGTATTGCCTTGAACACAAAATACCAATCAACTTTCCTGCCTTAATGATTAAACACTTATCCCACTGTGTTCCTTCAGATTATAAAGTTGGTTATGCTTCGTTGTTGACTATGGTGTTTCGGAGTTTCTCTGTGGATTTGCGTGACTATGGAGAGTTGACGGTCACTAGTCAACAAATTGTGCAAAGTGATTTATTAAGAAGCATGAATCTAGCAGTAGCTAATGGGAGATTATGTTGGGCCGTGGCTACAGTGAAGGAAACTAAAAGTAAGGGGGAAAAAGAAGGTGTTCCTAAGGTAGTTCCTAAGAAGGTGGAAAAGGCTCCTAAGGTGGTTTCTAAGGTGCCAAAGGATGTTCCTCGTGGTAAACGTAGGAGCATAAGGGTAGCCACTAGAGTTCCTAAGGTCATTGTTCCTCcggtgttcgttgacatatctTGTGACAATGAGGATGATGATGGGAACGTAGAGGTATTGGAGGACACTGTTGAAATTGAGAAGGAGGAAAAGGAACTTGCTATGATTGAAAAAATATCCACCTCTGTTCCTACACCAAAGGTGGATAGCCCTGTTCCTCAACCAAGGTACATCCCTGTTCCTCCCACTCCTACTGTTCCTTCTTCCTTTACTGGCTTTGGTGGGTTTGCTGCTTTTGGTTCTTCAAGTTCCTTAGGATCTCATGATCCCAATAaggaggaactcaaggaacaggTTATCAAGTTGAGAAAGGATATGGATAGAATGATACTGCTTCAAGAGTCCACAAATGCTAAGATACTACAACTCCAGAATCAGGTTACAGCTTTGTTATCTGGAGTTCAACCAATGGATTCAAGTCCTTCCCATACTTGAGGATCTCTTTGCCAACATCTAACCTTGTTCCATCCCATTTTCCCAGATCCcaatttttttgtgtgtgtgtgtgctacATTacgctttatttttattttggaactttttctttattttttttggtttgtacTCCTCTCATGGGATACAGTTAcatccttttattttatttcctttatttttaGTGGAACTCATCAATGAACGTATCTCTAAAATCATGActagttatttattatgttttctaTTCAAATCTAGTACGTTGGAActtaactttgaggctaacttagtttgccaaccgttgatcggagggcgttctaatcggtatatattagtattgtgtatttctactttttgttaatgccaacagagggaaatgaatgcaaacttaacttaaattgatcacttgaatccgtctcactactctcttctcgatgtaagtttataaaattttatttctcgtttttaattttatgttcgtttattaaaattaatttcaattttccttTCGGAAGCTTAAGATTAATTTTCATAAAAacactttatttaatttattgctttatagTTACGCTAATTGATTATTGTTGCATTTAGTGAAAGcttttgttgtcatcaccaaaaaggggaatattgttgaccctaaagttttgattatgacaaagcaaactcctgacaattggttaagttatgttgcataataggttccgagatccttagagggataatgctaagttaaggagatcctgagttggataaactaagcaacgtggaatataagcaagtaattgatccatgtcagacactacattgaagaaataatcattaagcaaggcgagatccttaggcgagttcctaaggcgagatcctcatatattatgtggatcctcggcgttccagagaaggaacaaattgggaaatcttcgagtgaagcttctaaaggtgcaacatgaagactacaacatatgagtttatgttttaggatttatgtaagtatttaataaagtttataagtaaattggtatgaaagggacatagtattttggtacgttttaaatgaaatatgttaactgtaattataaaagagttttaacttggaaaatctttttaataaataaaatgaatttaattaataaatgtaaacataggattctgatttattctccttgtttctcaagtaaaagaTTTTTCATGTTCCTTGAAATCTCCCACatatttctgtttaaacgtgcatttagtgttttgatttggtttccgctgtttctctccaactatgcccatgttactgagcagtaactgttagtgggtagttgaagagaacatgggtacccaaccctaggtaaaactctcctataaaaggagaagagtttttgcttttcaaaacacacaactgatctttgcaaaatatatcttaagagcttaaacgttttaaaagagaatcagttttcaaaagagtgtcccttgagttccttattactttgagctttattacgtactagagttttatatcaaattgtattttgggtttaagggttgaatgatccttaattgacttagagttaagtcaaagagaaacagagcgacttagagttaagtcaaagagaaaaggagcgacttagagttaagtcagagagagaaagaggagcacagtaatcaaaggggattgctgtggggaactcgtgttcgagaggaactcgagttaaatagtgtatttgtaatagagttattgcattaatacaaaagagtagtgaggttcttcttaattagggtcaagaaggttcctccattttatatctttcttcgctcattattcttagtctctttattgtttaaattccgcaagaaacttacccaagttcccaagaaacaattcaccccccctcttgtcaagtgttcctactgaactatcaaaATAAATTTCTAGAAAAGATATATGATTTGAttcataaaagaataaaaattaagAAACATTTGTTATCATAAATTGTTACTCAAATACATGAGTTTGGGCATCAAAACTTTatacattcagaagaacgactttttttttaaattgttttagcGTCACAAGTTGTATCATTGGACATTGGGGTGATATGATGGATAAAACTTAGCATTAACATATAAGAGGCCATGGGTTCAAGGATGGTTTAGCAACATATTTTTGTgaggatacaataaataatcATGTGTGCGTATGATATGACGCGATGATGCCATGTCAATTGTCAAATGGATTCAAGGATGAGTAGCAACATTTGTTTTGTTAAAATACAATAAACAATCATGTGTACGTATGATATAGCGCGATGATGCCATGTTACTTGTCTAATCATAGTGACATGCACGTGGAGATATGTCATGGATTATCTTGaaaatttaataatatatatagatttgAAACCGAATTGACCTAAACCGGATTCCAACCCGATCCGATAGAAACCCAACACCTTGTCTACTGATTTATTCattcaaaaattcagaatttaGGAGTAATTAAGTAGAAGTTTGGAAAATGGAAAGAGTACGTAAATTTTTTAACCAAAAGGTTACCAGGATGTCACTACCACAAATCCACAATAGTGCAATAAAATTAAAGAGAATTGAACTATATATGCAAGTCCGATTTTGATTTACCATATACGTAGTATAAAACTTAAGatggttttatttatttaatttgtaCTCATAATTACAAGACAACCATCATAGATtgcttaaaaaaagaaaaaaatatatacgaagtatattataGATCAAGCTATTCGATGCAGAAGTACTATCATAATTCATATCTATCGGACTTAGATATATATAAACAAGTACGTACGTAGTAGTACTGTAGTAGTAAAAGAAACACGTAGGAGTATATAATGGAGTAGCGAATAGCTTGGATGCTACGTAGTACGTAATTACGTACTTAATTGCTCCCTTTGTCACTAGCATGAAGACCACTAAAGTAACCTTGTGGGTTACTCTCAAAACCACCCCTTGATATCTGAGATGACCCTCCACTTCCTGGTGCCACCATCATGCCTGAACCGCCTCCCCCTTTTGACCCACCACCGCTGCCACCACCTTTTCCCCCTCCACCGCTTCCACTTTTTGCCCCACCACCACCttttcctcctcctcctcccccGCCTCCTTTCCCACCACCACTACTGCCTCCTTTGCCTCCCGTCATGATGATATATAATAACCTATCTAGTATAATATGTATATGTGGAATATAGTTTGTGGGATAATAATTAAGGATGCAATTGCATGATTGGGTTGGAACTTGAAAGTATTTATAGTCATATGGTTATCCGACAATGTAAGAATTATCTACTACGTAATTCACAAGCTTCCAAATTTGCCCACACGAGTAGCTCTCTAGTAGCTCCAATTTTTTGCCGCCATACGAGCAATGTTACATTTTTcctattaaagcaataatagtaatatggagtaataacaatgataaatacttcctccgttcttttttaaatgacacaattatttaggcacgtttgccattgcacgatttcaaacattaatatctctaattgtggatcagaaaaaattataaaaagttgacatttaaataaaattcactgatacgaatctaataagaccccacacgactatgttttttcttatgtataaaccACAGAAAGAAGTCAAAGGTACTTGTTTGAATAGTGTCTAAAATtccattgtgtcatgtaaataaaaacagaggaagtatatgataataataataataataataataataataataataataataataataataataataataataatctcatTTTATCtcatctgatctgatctgaattgaacttatttttttctgatctgaatttattttttctgatctgatctgcttAAATATGAACTAAGTAATAAGTtcttgaaataaggtgaacttaACATGAACTTTATTAGTTTGATCTGATATCCCataaaatgtaattttttttagggaaatcCTATTAAATATAGTAGTATTGTCGTATATATGTCCTTATTCCCATTTTATATGGGCTCTTTTAAGATGACCGGTTTTAGTAAATACTTCGTATGAACTAGTTGATGGAATTTGAAGCATACAtcatgttccggtgttgtaaatatggaaacaatgggcttcgaacgaagcccctttcgtatgtgttgaagatcttgattgtttgaatgagtagagtccgaattcacctgcacaagagcaaagtcactagcctcgggggtgtttccgaggaaagcccctccgatgcctaagtaagaacgatgctcggattctagagagaagttctctagaagagtagtcttaaggcgataaattggacgtaccttgaggtgtgagccttggcggcctatttatagtgtttgcataataaatgcccataggtcatttattgcttttgggccttgggcc contains:
- the LOC110799130 gene encoding uncharacterized protein — protein: MTGGKGGSSGGGKGGGGGGGGKGGGGAKSGSGGGGKGGGSGGGSKGGGGSGMMVAPGSGGSSQISRGGFESNPQGYFSGLHASDKGSN